From the genome of Perca fluviatilis chromosome 1, GENO_Pfluv_1.0, whole genome shotgun sequence, one region includes:
- the LOC120564266 gene encoding synaptogyrin-1-like isoform X2 produces the protein MEGMQAYGAGKAGGAFDPVTFFQQPQTILRIVSWLFSIVIFGCIANEGYINRPNEVEEYCIFNRNQNACNYGVFMGSMAFLCCIAFLALDVYFPQISSVKDRKKAVLADVGLSAFWSFMWFVGFCFLANQWQVTKLEDNPLKEGGDAARAAITFSFFSIFTWGAQTLFSMEKLKNVSFEEEYTKLFPPQPNQPLV, from the exons ATGGAGGGGATGCAGGCATACGGAGCCGGGAAAGCCGGAGGAGCCTTCGACCCCGTCACCTTCTTCCAGCAGCCTCAGACCATTCTCCGCATAGTGTCTTGG CTCTTCTCCATCGTGATCTTCGGCTGCATCGCCAACGAGGGCTACATCAATCGCCCCAACGAAGTGGAGGAGTACTGCATCTTCAACCGCAACCAGAACGCCTGTAATTATGGCGTCTTTATGGGCTCCATGGCCTTCCTCTGCTGCATTGCCTTCCTAGCTCTGGACGTCTACTTCCCCCAGATCAGCAGCGTCAAGGATCGTAAGAAGGCCGTGCTGGCTGATGTCGGATTGTCAG CGTTCTGGTCCTTCATGTGGTTTGTGGGATTCTGTTTCCTGGCAAACCAGTGGCAGGTGACCAAACTTGAGGACAACCCActgaaggagggaggagacgCTGCCCGGGCAGCCATCACTTTCTCCTTCTTCTCCATATTCACCTGG GGCGCTCAGACTCTCTTCTCTATGGAGAAGTTAAAGAATGTGTCGTTTGAAGAGGAATACACCAAGCTGTTCCCCCCTCAGCCCAATCAACCTCTTGTCTGA